The proteins below are encoded in one region of Paraburkholderia phenazinium:
- the lolA gene encoding outer membrane lipoprotein chaperone LolA, whose protein sequence is MQQYAGHRAHPDRLGHLVRTLVRGIGRVAIGASLLVAQHAFASGTEQLKAFVSQVHSARGDFVQQEVRAPSKAQSASDAVQVMPKNSTSSGTFVFARPGKFIWSYEKPYQQILQADGDKLYVYDKDLNQVTVRPLGGALGASPAAILFGSNDLDKNFTLRDAGVKAGIDWLELIPKAKDTQFQSVGIGFRDGNLQAMELHDVFGNVTLLTFSNIQKNPPLPADAFKFTVPKGADVING, encoded by the coding sequence ATGCAGCAATACGCTGGGCACCGCGCCCACCCTGACCGTCTCGGACATCTGGTTCGAACGCTCGTGCGCGGGATTGGCCGCGTCGCGATCGGTGCGTCGCTGCTGGTCGCGCAACACGCATTCGCGAGCGGAACCGAGCAGTTGAAGGCGTTTGTTTCACAGGTGCATTCGGCGCGCGGCGATTTCGTGCAGCAGGAAGTGCGCGCGCCGAGCAAGGCACAAAGCGCGAGCGACGCTGTGCAGGTCATGCCGAAAAACAGTACGTCCAGCGGCACGTTTGTGTTCGCGCGACCAGGCAAGTTCATCTGGTCGTACGAGAAACCCTATCAACAGATTCTGCAGGCAGACGGCGACAAGCTCTACGTATACGACAAGGATCTGAATCAGGTTACGGTGCGCCCGCTTGGGGGTGCCTTGGGCGCTAGCCCTGCCGCGATCCTGTTCGGCAGCAACGACCTGGACAAGAATTTCACGCTGCGCGACGCGGGTGTGAAGGCTGGGATCGATTGGCTCGAGCTGATTCCGAAGGCCAAAGACACGCAGTTTCAAAGCGTGGGTATCGGTTTTCGCGACGGCAATCTGCAAGCCATGGAGTTACACGACGTGTTCGGCAACGTAACCTTGCTGACCTTCTCGAACATCCAGAAAAATCCGCCGCTGCCCGCGGATGCGTTCAAGTTCACCGTGCCGAAGGGCGCGGATGTGATCAACGGCTAA
- the trxB gene encoding thioredoxin-disulfide reductase, with product MPASTTKHAKVLILGSGPAGYTAAVYAARANLNPVLVTGLAQGGQLMTTTDVENWPADANGVQGPELMTRFLEHAERFNTEIIFDHIHTAKLDEKPIRLIGDSAEYTCDSLIIATGASAQYLGLPSEEAFMGKGVSACATCDGFFYKQQHVAVIGGGNTAVEEALYLSGIAKKVTVIHRRDKFRAEPILIDRLLAKQKEGLVDIKWNHVLDEVTGDQSGVTGLRIKDTKTGEATDLALQGLFVAIGHKPNTDIFEGQLEMKNGYIITNGGLSGNATGTSVPGVFAAGDVQDHVYRQAITSAGTGCMAALDAQRYLETIDEMAGEHAMSAEAER from the coding sequence ATGCCCGCATCCACCACGAAACACGCCAAAGTCCTGATTCTCGGTTCCGGCCCCGCAGGCTACACGGCCGCCGTCTATGCGGCGCGCGCAAACCTGAATCCGGTCCTCGTCACGGGTCTGGCCCAAGGCGGCCAACTGATGACCACGACGGACGTCGAAAACTGGCCCGCGGACGCAAACGGCGTGCAGGGCCCGGAACTGATGACGCGTTTCCTGGAGCACGCCGAGCGCTTCAACACCGAGATCATCTTCGACCACATCCACACGGCGAAGCTCGACGAGAAGCCGATCCGCCTGATTGGCGACTCGGCTGAATACACCTGTGACTCGCTGATCATCGCGACCGGCGCGTCGGCGCAGTACCTTGGCCTGCCGTCGGAAGAGGCGTTCATGGGCAAGGGCGTGTCGGCCTGCGCGACCTGCGACGGCTTCTTCTACAAGCAGCAGCATGTGGCGGTGATCGGCGGCGGCAATACCGCGGTCGAGGAAGCCCTCTACCTCTCCGGCATCGCTAAAAAGGTGACGGTGATCCATCGCCGCGACAAGTTTCGCGCCGAGCCGATCCTGATCGACCGTCTGCTGGCCAAGCAGAAGGAAGGCCTCGTCGACATCAAGTGGAACCATGTGCTGGACGAAGTGACTGGCGATCAGTCGGGCGTGACCGGTCTACGCATCAAGGACACTAAGACCGGTGAAGCGACGGATCTCGCGCTGCAAGGCCTGTTTGTGGCCATCGGTCACAAGCCGAATACCGATATCTTCGAAGGTCAACTGGAGATGAAGAACGGCTACATCATCACCAATGGCGGGCTCTCGGGGAATGCGACGGGCACCAGCGTGCCGGGCGTGTTTGCCGCCGGCGACGTGCAGGATCACGTGTACCGCCAGGCGATTACCAGCGCCGGTACGGGTTGTATGGCTGCACTGGACGCCCAGCGTTACCTCGAGACCATTGATGAAATGGCCGGCGAGCACGCAATGAGCGCCGAAGCAGAGCGTTAA
- a CDS encoding amino acid ABC transporter ATP-binding protein yields the protein MTATTSTTASAASRPIINLTGVSKSFGATQVLKEINLDVRPGEVLVLIGASGSGKSTVLRIMSGLETADAGEVWVNEVPLHDARRAKEIRGHVGMVFQQFNLFPHKTALGNVTLALIKARKMSQRDARKRAIDALDRVGLADRADHYPSQLSGGQQQRVAIARALAVEPGIMFFDEATSALDPELVGEVTEVMRGLARDGMTMVVVTHEMGFARKTADRVVFMDKGVIAEQGAPEDIFVNPQNDRTRQFLHRVLDH from the coding sequence ATGACCGCTACTACCTCTACCACCGCTTCTGCTGCGTCCAGGCCGATCATCAATCTGACTGGCGTCAGCAAGTCCTTTGGTGCCACGCAGGTGCTCAAGGAGATCAACCTGGATGTGCGGCCGGGTGAGGTGCTCGTGCTGATCGGCGCATCAGGGTCCGGAAAGAGCACGGTGCTGCGCATCATGAGTGGTCTGGAAACGGCCGACGCCGGCGAAGTCTGGGTCAACGAAGTGCCGCTGCACGACGCCCGTCGCGCCAAGGAAATCCGCGGGCACGTGGGTATGGTGTTTCAGCAATTCAACCTGTTTCCCCACAAGACTGCGCTCGGCAACGTTACGCTTGCGCTGATCAAGGCGCGCAAGATGAGCCAGAGGGATGCGCGCAAACGCGCGATCGATGCCCTCGATCGTGTGGGCCTCGCCGATCGCGCCGATCACTATCCGAGCCAGCTCTCCGGCGGCCAGCAGCAGCGGGTGGCGATTGCCCGGGCGCTGGCGGTCGAGCCGGGCATCATGTTCTTCGACGAAGCCACTTCCGCACTCGACCCGGAACTGGTCGGCGAGGTGACGGAGGTCATGCGCGGCTTGGCGCGCGACGGTATGACGATGGTCGTCGTCACGCACGAGATGGGCTTTGCGCGCAAAACCGCCGACCGCGTCGTGTTCATGGACAAAGGCGTGATAGCGGAGCAGGGCGCGCCTGAGGATATCTTCGTGAACCCGCAGAATGATCGCACCCGGCAGTTCCTGCATCGCGTGCTCGACCATTGA
- a CDS encoding trimeric intracellular cation channel family protein has translation MHPRLTLALGIMEALAIFAYAISGFIEARTRRLDAVGTFLVAMATAFGGGTVRDVLLERRPFYWVEHQPYVIAIFVMSLFAPTLLKMTSKLLSERVLLVADAIGLGLFSISGTSLALDAQMPWFTSVMLGVLTGVFGGVIRDVVCNEVPLILRDSRPYATCAFLGCWLYLLLDYFNFDTVYSVLIATAFILLTRLATFKFNVRLPH, from the coding sequence ATGCATCCGAGGCTGACCCTCGCGCTTGGCATCATGGAGGCGCTGGCGATTTTCGCCTATGCCATCTCCGGTTTTATTGAGGCACGTACGCGACGGCTCGATGCCGTCGGAACATTTCTCGTGGCGATGGCAACGGCATTTGGCGGTGGGACCGTACGCGATGTGCTGCTGGAGCGCAGGCCGTTCTACTGGGTCGAGCATCAGCCGTACGTGATAGCGATCTTCGTGATGTCGCTGTTCGCGCCGACGTTGTTGAAGATGACGTCGAAGCTGCTGTCCGAGCGCGTACTACTGGTGGCGGATGCAATCGGGCTTGGCCTTTTTAGCATCTCCGGCACATCGTTGGCGCTCGATGCGCAGATGCCCTGGTTCACATCGGTGATGCTGGGTGTCCTGACGGGCGTGTTCGGCGGCGTGATCCGCGACGTGGTCTGCAACGAAGTGCCGCTGATTCTGCGCGATTCAAGACCCTACGCGACCTGCGCGTTTCTTGGATGCTGGCTGTATCTACTGCTCGATTACTTCAACTTCGATACGGTCTACAGCGTACTGATCGCCACCGCGTTCATCCTGCTCACGAGACTCGCCACGTTTAAGTTCAACGTACGGTTGCCGCACTGA
- a CDS encoding amino acid ABC transporter permease, which produces MSSELLTTSLAILIQGLVATLLLSVASIIGGTLIGLLAAVLRSFGPWGTPRIARLYTELFRGTPVLITLMFIYFGVSYFGYAIDVFAAGVVGLSVYQGAYIAEIFRSGIEAVPKGQWEVSQILGLSKTQAFFSVVLPQTGKIVMPPLIGQYLSLIKDTSIVSMIGMSELMHAGQAIVDRVGKPVEIYGLVAVLYFVVCFPLSQWVRHHDRRRSLLS; this is translated from the coding sequence ATGTCAAGCGAATTGCTAACCACGAGCCTCGCGATCCTGATTCAGGGGCTGGTGGCAACACTGCTGCTATCTGTGGCGTCGATTATTGGCGGAACGCTGATTGGACTGCTCGCAGCCGTACTGCGGTCATTCGGACCGTGGGGGACGCCGCGCATTGCCAGGCTCTATACCGAACTGTTTCGCGGTACACCTGTGCTGATCACGCTGATGTTTATCTATTTCGGCGTGTCGTATTTCGGCTATGCGATCGATGTCTTTGCAGCAGGCGTGGTGGGCCTGAGCGTCTATCAAGGTGCCTACATTGCCGAGATATTCCGCTCCGGCATCGAGGCCGTGCCCAAAGGACAGTGGGAAGTCTCGCAGATCCTCGGGCTCAGCAAGACGCAAGCGTTCTTTTCGGTGGTTCTGCCGCAGACCGGAAAGATCGTGATGCCGCCGCTCATTGGTCAGTATCTATCGCTTATCAAGGACACGTCGATCGTCAGCATGATCGGCATGTCGGAATTGATGCATGCGGGTCAGGCTATTGTCGATCGGGTAGGCAAACCGGTTGAAATCTATGGACTCGTTGCCGTGCTTTATTTCGTTGTGTGCTTCCCACTGTCGCAGTGGGTGCGCCACCATGATCGAAGAAGGAGCCTGTTGTCATGA
- a CDS encoding DNA translocase FtsK, with product MAKAPYSASAQALPHRMSRLFTEIRWILQVALGVFLLMALVSYSRHDPSWTHAAQVDRIANWAGRVGAWTSDILLLLFGLSAYWWVVLLGRSISANYRRITRHEELNEDKPRDASWLAEVFAFVLVLLASDGIEALRMWSLKVQLPRAPGGVIGEAVARGVSHALGFTGGTLALIVALAIGLSLYFRFSWLSVAERVGESIISAVTFARLRREAGRDRKLGEAAAVKREGKVEQGRVRIEEHEPVMIVPPVVTPAKSERVEKERQVPLFTDLPGDSTLPPISLLDPAPAAQETISPDTLEFTSRLIEKKLKDFGVEVSVVAAYPGPVVTRYEIEPATGVKGSQIVNLAKDLARSLSLVSIRVVETIPGKNFMALELPNQRRQTVSLSEILGSAVYADAASPLTMGLGKDIGGKPVCADLAKMPHLLVAGTTGSGKSVGINAMILSLLYKASAEQVRMILIDPKMLEMSVYEGIPHLLCPVVTDMRQAGHALNWAVAEMERRYKLMSKLGVRNLAGYNNKIDEAAKREEKLPNPFSLTPDEPEPLTRLPNIVVVIDELADLMMVVGKKVEELIARIAQKARAAGIHLILATQRPSVDVITGLIKANVPTRMAFQVSSKIDSRTILDQQGAESLLGMGDMLYLPPGSGLPVRVHGAFVSDEEVHRVVEKLREQGEPNYIEGILEGGVTSDGDEGSAGAEGTGAGGGESDPLYDQAVEVVIKNRRASISLVQRHLRIGYNRAARLLEQMEQSGLVSAMSSNGNREILTPAREAE from the coding sequence ATGGCAAAAGCTCCTTATTCCGCGAGCGCGCAGGCATTGCCCCACCGCATGTCGCGCCTCTTCACCGAAATCCGCTGGATCCTGCAGGTCGCGCTTGGCGTTTTCCTGCTGATGGCGCTCGTCAGCTACAGCCGGCACGACCCGAGCTGGACGCATGCTGCCCAGGTCGACCGTATAGCCAACTGGGCCGGCCGGGTCGGCGCCTGGACCTCCGATATTCTTCTCCTGCTGTTCGGCCTGTCCGCCTACTGGTGGGTGGTGCTGCTCGGCCGCAGCATCTCGGCCAACTACCGGCGCATCACCCGTCACGAAGAACTCAACGAGGACAAGCCACGTGATGCGAGCTGGCTCGCCGAGGTATTCGCTTTCGTTCTGGTCCTGCTCGCTAGCGACGGCATCGAAGCGCTGCGCATGTGGTCCCTCAAGGTGCAGTTGCCGCGCGCGCCGGGCGGCGTGATCGGTGAGGCGGTGGCTCGGGGCGTTTCGCACGCGCTCGGCTTCACGGGCGGCACGCTGGCGCTGATCGTGGCGCTGGCCATCGGTTTATCGCTGTACTTTCGTTTTTCGTGGCTTTCCGTGGCTGAACGGGTCGGCGAATCGATCATCTCTGCCGTCACGTTTGCCCGTCTGCGCCGCGAGGCTGGCCGCGACCGCAAGCTGGGCGAGGCCGCCGCCGTGAAGCGTGAGGGCAAGGTGGAGCAGGGTCGCGTGCGCATCGAAGAGCACGAGCCGGTCATGATCGTGCCGCCGGTGGTCACGCCGGCCAAGTCCGAGCGCGTCGAGAAAGAACGTCAGGTGCCGCTGTTTACCGATCTGCCAGGCGACTCGACACTGCCGCCCATCTCGCTGCTCGACCCCGCGCCGGCCGCACAGGAAACCATTTCGCCCGACACGCTCGAGTTCACCTCCCGTCTGATCGAGAAGAAGCTGAAGGATTTCGGCGTCGAAGTGAGTGTGGTGGCGGCTTATCCAGGCCCGGTTGTTACGCGCTACGAAATCGAGCCGGCCACTGGTGTGAAGGGCAGCCAGATCGTTAATCTGGCGAAGGACCTGGCGCGGTCGCTGTCGCTGGTGTCGATCCGTGTGGTCGAAACGATTCCCGGCAAGAATTTCATGGCGCTGGAGTTGCCGAACCAGCGCCGTCAGACTGTGAGCCTCTCCGAGATTCTCGGCTCGGCTGTGTACGCAGACGCTGCTTCGCCGCTCACCATGGGCCTCGGCAAGGACATCGGCGGCAAGCCGGTGTGCGCCGACCTTGCCAAGATGCCGCACTTGCTGGTGGCCGGCACAACCGGTTCGGGCAAGTCCGTGGGGATCAACGCGATGATCCTCTCGCTGCTCTACAAGGCGAGCGCCGAGCAGGTCCGGATGATCCTGATCGACCCGAAGATGCTGGAAATGAGCGTCTACGAAGGCATACCGCATCTGCTGTGTCCGGTGGTTACGGACATGCGTCAGGCCGGTCATGCGCTGAACTGGGCCGTTGCGGAAATGGAGCGCCGCTACAAGCTGATGAGCAAGCTTGGCGTGCGTAATCTCGCCGGCTACAACAACAAGATCGACGAAGCGGCCAAGCGCGAAGAAAAACTGCCGAATCCGTTCAGTCTGACGCCGGACGAACCCGAACCGCTCACGCGCTTGCCGAATATCGTGGTCGTAATCGACGAACTGGCTGACCTGATGATGGTGGTCGGCAAGAAGGTCGAGGAACTGATCGCGCGGATCGCGCAGAAGGCGCGGGCGGCCGGCATCCACCTGATTCTGGCGACGCAGCGGCCTTCGGTCGACGTCATCACCGGCCTGATCAAGGCCAACGTGCCGACGCGGATGGCCTTCCAGGTGTCGTCGAAGATCGACTCCCGGACGATTCTCGATCAGCAGGGCGCCGAATCGCTGCTCGGCATGGGCGACATGCTCTACCTGCCGCCTGGCAGCGGCCTGCCGGTGCGCGTGCATGGCGCGTTTGTGTCCGATGAGGAAGTGCACCGCGTCGTCGAGAAACTCCGGGAACAGGGCGAGCCGAACTATATCGAGGGCATTCTCGAAGGTGGAGTGACCAGCGACGGCGACGAAGGATCTGCAGGCGCCGAGGGAACTGGCGCGGGCGGCGGCGAGTCGGACCCTCTGTACGATCAGGCGGTGGAAGTCGTTATCAAGAATCGCCGTGCGTCGATTTCGCTGGTGCAGCGGCATTTGCGTATCGGCTACAACCGCGCAGCGCGCCTGCTCGAGCAGATGGAGCAATCCGGGCTCGTGTCCGCGATGTCGTCGAACGGCAATCGCGAGATTCTCACCCCGGCGCGCGAAGCCGAGTAG
- a CDS encoding helix-turn-helix transcriptional regulator, producing MEYDFTLKYQLTAADSDHDEIVERLAEAGCDDATIGIGQPGRIALVFAREGTSALGALMSALADVKRAVPSARLVEAAPDFVGLTDVADVAGVSRQNMRKLMLSHTADFPIPVHEGNPSVWHLWDVLAWLNTRGGYDIKPDVLEVAKSAKQVNLAKEARELEPLVNRQLENLVA from the coding sequence ATGGAATACGACTTCACCTTGAAATACCAGCTCACAGCAGCCGACAGTGACCACGACGAGATCGTGGAACGTCTGGCGGAAGCAGGATGCGATGATGCAACGATCGGTATCGGGCAGCCGGGGCGCATCGCCCTTGTCTTCGCTCGCGAGGGTACCAGTGCGCTTGGCGCGCTGATGAGCGCGCTCGCGGACGTGAAGCGCGCCGTGCCGTCGGCCCGCCTTGTCGAAGCCGCGCCGGACTTCGTCGGCCTGACGGACGTGGCCGACGTAGCGGGTGTCTCGCGCCAGAACATGCGCAAACTCATGCTGAGCCATACCGCCGATTTCCCCATCCCGGTCCACGAGGGCAATCCATCGGTCTGGCATTTGTGGGACGTTCTCGCGTGGTTGAACACGCGAGGAGGTTATGACATCAAGCCGGACGTGCTCGAAGTGGCGAAGTCAGCCAAGCAGGTCAACCTCGCGAAAGAAGCGCGAGAACTCGAGCCTCTGGTCAATCGACAGCTCGAGAACCTGGTTGCGTAA
- a CDS encoding Smr/MutS family protein, translating to MAKNLPHPSEPKRPRAAAVEPTPAPVAPPKPVIEPAAGLAGLGALRAALKGDAERRERERAAAAQAQREASADADLFRREVGAVAPLVVPARVPPTRTPPSPMPVQTKLDEEAVLHEAISDEFDPEVLLETDETLSYCRPGVSQEVVRKLRRGAWIVQAQLDLHGMRRDEAREALAEFIRESVKRGLRCLRVIHGKGLGSIGKEPVLKGKVRAWLVQKEEVIAFCQARAHDGGAGAVLVLLQPGAQAAHSKP from the coding sequence ATGGCAAAGAATCTGCCCCACCCTAGCGAACCTAAACGCCCACGCGCGGCCGCTGTTGAGCCGACGCCCGCGCCAGTTGCGCCGCCCAAACCGGTGATCGAGCCGGCGGCTGGGCTTGCCGGTTTGGGTGCCTTGCGTGCCGCGCTGAAAGGCGATGCCGAGCGGCGTGAACGCGAGCGCGCGGCGGCGGCGCAAGCTCAGCGGGAGGCGTCGGCGGATGCCGATCTGTTCCGGCGGGAAGTGGGCGCCGTGGCACCCTTGGTGGTGCCGGCAAGGGTGCCACCGACACGCACGCCTCCATCGCCTATGCCGGTGCAGACAAAGCTGGATGAAGAGGCCGTGCTGCACGAAGCGATTTCGGATGAGTTCGATCCTGAGGTCTTGCTCGAGACCGATGAGACGCTTTCCTATTGCCGACCTGGAGTGAGTCAGGAGGTCGTACGCAAACTGAGGCGCGGGGCGTGGATCGTGCAAGCCCAACTGGATCTGCATGGAATGCGGCGCGACGAGGCACGTGAGGCGCTGGCTGAGTTTATTCGTGAGTCGGTCAAACGCGGACTGCGTTGCCTGCGCGTGATTCATGGCAAGGGGCTTGGATCTATCGGCAAGGAACCGGTGTTGAAGGGCAAAGTGCGGGCGTGGCTGGTGCAAAAGGAAGAAGTCATCGCGTTCTGCCAGGCAAGGGCGCATGACGGCGGCGCTGGCGCGGTGCTCGTGCTGCTGCAACCGGGCGCGCAGGCCGCTCACTCCAAACCGTGA